One Brevibacillus choshinensis genomic window carries:
- a CDS encoding aminotransferase, with amino-acid sequence MMDIKLFAVEDWMNKYEMSATYNIAETCVDSLTIEELISIDGTNPADFFRSLYDKKLTYGHIEGSPEFRTLVSELYETIDSKQVLVMNGGIAANFLVFYSLVKPGDHVISVHPTYQQIYDVPKSFGASVDLLHLKPENGYLPDLDELRSLVRENTKLICINNPNNPSGAIIERELLEGIVEIARSCGAYLLCDEVYRNLLQEDDLIVPSVADLYEKGISTSSMSKALSLAGLRLGWIAAPQDVIEECIKHRDYTTISVGMLDDILAVHAMKNYDRILGRNRKIIKDNLAILDAWVAGEPSVTYVKPRAGTTAMLKVDLPVTSVDFCKGLLKETGAFLTPGSCFDLEGWVRIGYACETEMLRQGLQKVSEYIRSIR; translated from the coding sequence ATGATGGATATTAAGCTGTTTGCAGTAGAAGACTGGATGAACAAGTACGAAATGAGTGCAACCTACAACATTGCAGAGACGTGCGTGGATTCATTGACCATAGAAGAGCTCATCTCCATCGACGGTACCAATCCCGCTGACTTTTTCCGTTCCCTCTATGATAAAAAGCTGACGTACGGCCATATCGAAGGCTCTCCCGAGTTCCGTACTCTCGTCTCCGAGCTGTATGAAACCATCGATTCGAAGCAAGTGCTCGTCATGAACGGAGGCATCGCCGCCAACTTCCTCGTTTTCTATTCGCTCGTGAAGCCCGGCGACCATGTCATTTCCGTCCACCCTACCTATCAGCAAATATATGATGTACCGAAATCTTTCGGAGCTTCCGTTGATTTGCTCCATTTGAAGCCGGAAAACGGCTACTTGCCTGACCTGGACGAGCTGCGCTCCCTCGTTCGGGAAAACACGAAGCTGATCTGCATCAACAATCCGAACAATCCTTCCGGTGCAATCATCGAACGCGAGCTTCTGGAGGGAATCGTGGAAATCGCACGTTCCTGCGGGGCTTACCTGCTGTGCGACGAGGTGTATCGCAATCTTTTGCAGGAGGATGACCTCATCGTCCCATCCGTCGCCGATCTGTACGAAAAAGGGATCAGCACTTCTAGCATGTCAAAAGCCCTCTCGCTGGCTGGACTTCGCCTCGGGTGGATCGCGGCCCCACAGGATGTGATCGAGGAATGCATCAAGCACCGCGACTATACGACGATCAGTGTGGGGATGCTCGATGATATTTTGGCGGTACACGCCATGAAAAACTACGATCGGATTCTTGGACGCAATCGCAAAATCATCAAGGATAACCTAGCCATTCTGGATGCGTGGGTGGCCGGGGAGCCTTCCGTCACATACGTAAAACCGCGTGCAGGTACGACCGCGATGCTGAAAGTGGATCTTCCGGTTACATCCGTAGACTTTTGCAAGGGTCTGCTAAAGGAAACCGGCGCCTTCCTGACTCCTGGCAGCTGCTTTGATTTGGAAGGCTGGGTACGGATTGGCTATGCTTGCGAAACAGAAATGCTTCGCCAAGGACTGCAGAAAGTATCCGAGTACATCCGTTCCATTCGTTAA
- a CDS encoding homoserine dehydrogenase gives MSAGVVKVGLLGLGTVGGGVIKTIRSQQEKLSSRLGKRIEIVKALVRDSEKERAVELDRSVLTTDFEEVLKSDVDIVVEVMGGVEPTYDYVRALIEKGCHVVTANKELLAKRGTELVDLANRHQVHLAYEASVAGGIPILSVLRQFLRTNDINGVRGILNGTTNFILTKMETEQLPYQEVLRQAQELGYAEADPRSDVEGFDAMYKLYILAQLVYGESLPLAEVKRRGIADLTSGQIRIASELGYRIKLIAQAQQAPEGIRLSVEPTMLPTNHPLAQIQDAFNAVQLSGNIVGDLLFTGRGAGELPTASAVVEDLAYLLTQPFTPHPEWKETEAATGSVTQQNGDHSLCYLEGSAPAATPDRVLHFLRHAGVDVHKLKVQFDLGGVLRAGLITSGMRAEHEELLQSDFGLQVRCFPLLGSVE, from the coding sequence ATGAGTGCTGGAGTTGTTAAGGTAGGGCTGTTGGGATTGGGAACGGTAGGTGGCGGTGTGATCAAAACCATCCGCTCCCAACAGGAGAAGCTTTCCTCACGCTTGGGAAAACGGATCGAGATCGTCAAAGCGCTGGTGCGCGATTCGGAAAAGGAAAGAGCCGTGGAGCTTGACAGATCTGTGCTGACCACTGACTTTGAAGAAGTGCTCAAGAGTGATGTGGACATTGTGGTGGAGGTCATGGGTGGAGTCGAGCCGACGTATGATTATGTCCGCGCTTTGATTGAAAAGGGATGTCATGTGGTCACAGCCAACAAGGAGCTGCTAGCGAAAAGAGGAACCGAGCTCGTGGATCTGGCCAATCGTCATCAGGTCCATTTGGCTTATGAAGCGAGTGTAGCGGGCGGGATTCCCATCCTCAGCGTTCTGCGCCAATTCCTCCGCACCAATGACATCAACGGCGTGCGCGGTATCCTGAACGGCACGACCAACTTCATTTTGACGAAAATGGAGACCGAGCAGCTGCCGTACCAGGAGGTTCTCAGACAGGCGCAGGAGCTGGGTTATGCCGAAGCGGACCCTCGCTCGGACGTGGAAGGCTTTGATGCGATGTACAAATTGTACATTTTAGCTCAGCTCGTCTACGGAGAGTCGCTGCCGCTCGCCGAGGTGAAGAGGAGGGGCATTGCAGACCTAACCTCCGGGCAGATCCGCATCGCGAGTGAGCTCGGGTATCGGATCAAGCTGATCGCCCAGGCCCAGCAGGCTCCGGAAGGCATTCGCTTATCGGTAGAGCCGACCATGCTGCCGACGAACCATCCGCTGGCCCAAATCCAGGACGCGTTCAATGCTGTGCAGTTGTCGGGGAATATTGTGGGAGATCTTCTGTTTACAGGCAGAGGAGCAGGGGAATTGCCGACTGCGAGTGCAGTCGTGGAGGACCTGGCTTACCTGCTGACACAGCCGTTCACTCCGCATCCGGAGTGGAAGGAAACGGAGGCGGCGACAGGTTCGGTAACCCAGCAAAACGGGGACCATTCCCTCTGTTACCTGGAAGGCTCCGCACCTGCGGCGACGCCCGATCGCGTTTTGCACTTTTTGCGTCACGCGGGAGTGGACGTACACAAGCTCAAGGTACAGTTCGACCTAGGAGGAGTTCTGCGTGCCGGATTGATCACCAGCGGCATGCGTGCAGAGCACGAGGAATTGTTACAGTCGGATTTTGGCTTGCAGGTCCGATGCTTCCCCTTGCTAGGAAGCGTTGAGTGA
- a CDS encoding DinB family protein, translating into MMNRPTSDEYAAYYGKYIALVPDGSLPEWLSRQLEETAMMLSGLTNEQEIFRYAPGKWSVKEVLGHLIDTERIMSYRLLRIARGDETPLAGYEDEAYVLQGSFDSRPMSALLEEFRAVRGSTLALINGVPEEAWTRRGLANNSELSARALAYIIAGHELHHRKLLSERYHL; encoded by the coding sequence ATGATGAATCGGCCGACAAGTGACGAATACGCCGCTTACTATGGGAAATACATTGCTCTGGTTCCAGATGGGAGTTTGCCAGAATGGTTATCCCGTCAGCTGGAGGAAACCGCAATGATGCTCTCTGGTCTTACAAATGAGCAGGAGATTTTCCGTTACGCTCCTGGAAAATGGTCGGTAAAAGAAGTGCTCGGACATCTCATCGACACGGAGAGAATCATGAGCTATCGTTTGCTGAGGATTGCCAGAGGAGACGAGACTCCTTTGGCCGGATATGAAGATGAGGCTTATGTGCTTCAGGGCTCCTTTGACTCGCGTCCGATGTCAGCGCTGCTGGAGGAGTTCCGGGCGGTGCGCGGATCCACGCTTGCCCTCATAAATGGGGTGCCCGAGGAAGCCTGGACGCGCAGGGGGCTTGCCAATAACAGCGAACTCTCGGCGAGGGCATTGGCCTACATCATCGCGGGCCATGAGCTCCATCACCGCAAGCTTCTTTCGGAAAGATATCATCTCTAG